In Rhinoderma darwinii isolate aRhiDar2 chromosome 9, aRhiDar2.hap1, whole genome shotgun sequence, the following are encoded in one genomic region:
- the LOC142660164 gene encoding 5-hydroxytryptamine receptor 3A-like, with translation MSPHTLILLLTSTLFGVNYCQLNCSFDNLFNNLTFPDTHIRPVKNWTTVTEINIGMILYTIVKLDTSLQSLTTLVWFSMTWKNEFLQWDPKRYCSIEQILLSDDNIWKPDMYIYERIEGEDKSSVMPFYILNHDGVIKSAVPLRIVSSCKLDILKFPFDTQKCNLTFGPYIHSVKDIIMINQSNSAEVLRKSLAIFVSKGDWNLLDITVAKNPVKANEIAYSSIYYEITLKRVAVVYILTLIAPACLMIFLDIASMFIQMESGERLAFKITIVLGFSVLLLILNSMLPTSNVPPILGIFCCVCMAVMVISIMGCIAISYMITLSETQPTVPSWIKSWILGYLARVVCFKGKSFMKYGINISEAETHDNKRVLGEETKRKKSVKEDCIEVKLLKKLLLEILKIHTEIINSREKDDIKTEWHAAALVVDRLVLIIYLLIVVILFAAVLIIWLI, from the exons ATGTCTCCGCACACCTTGATCCTCCTTCTTACAAGCACCCTGTTTG GTGTAAATTACTGCCAGCTTAACTGTAGTTTCGACAACCTGTTTAACAATTTGACGTTCCCAGACACACATATTCGGCCAGTGAAAAACTGGACAactgtaactgaaataaatattgGAATGATCCTGTACACTATCGTTAAACTG GACACAAGCTTGCAATCTTTAACTACGTTGGTTTGGTTCAGCATG ACATGGAAAAATGAATTCCTACAATGGGACCCAAAACGATACTGTTCCATTGAGCAAATATTGCTGTCAGATGATAACATTTGGAAACCAGACATGTATATCTATGAGAG GATAGAAGGTGAAGATAAGTCTTCTGTCATGCCATTCTATATTCTTAACCACGATGGAGTTATTAAAAGCGCAGTGCCATTGCGGATTGTTAGTTCCTGTAAACTGGACATCTTAAAGTTTCCTTTTGACACCCAAAAGTGTAATCTGACATTTGGTCCATATATTCACTCAG TTAAAGACATAATCATGATTAATCAATCGAATTCCGCTGAGGTGTTAAGAAAATCACTTGCTATCTTTGTTAGCAAGGGAGATTGGAACCTGTTAGATATTACAGTGGCAAAAAATCCTGTGAAAGCGAACGAAATAGCGTACAGTTCAATTTACTACGAG atcaCTTTAAAGCGAGTAGCTGTAGTTTACATCCTTACACTTATCGCCCCAGCATGCTTGATGATTTTTTTGGATATTGCCAGTATGTTCATACAGATGGAGTCTGGGGAAAGGCTTGCCTTCAAAATAACCATTGTGTTGGGCTTCTCTGTGCTCCTTTTAATTCTAAACTCCATGCTCCCAACCTCCAATGTGCCTCCAATTTTAG gTATATTCTGCTGTGTGTGCATGGCTGTTATGGTGATCAGTATAATGGGATGCATTGCTATCTCCTACATGATAACGCTATCTGAAACTCAACCAACTGTCCCTTCTTGGATAAAATCCTGGATCTTGGGGTACCTGGCACGTGTTGTTTGCTTTAAAGGAAAATCATTTATGAAATATGGGATCAACATTTCAGAAGCAGAAAcac ATGATAATAAGAGGGTGCTAGGAGAAGAAACAAAAAGGAAGAAAAGCGTCAAGGAAGACTGTATAGAGGTAAAGTTGTTGAAGAAGCTCCTACTAGAGATCTTGAAGATCCACACGGAAATAATCAATTCTAGGGAAAAGGATGACATCAAGACAGAATGGCATGCTGCAGCCCTTGTAGTCGATCGACTTGTCCTTATAATATACCTCCTTATTGTAGTCATTTTATTTGCTGCTGTGCTCATTATCTGGTTAATATAA